In Trichocoleus desertorum NBK24, the following are encoded in one genomic region:
- a CDS encoding HNH endonuclease, producing the protein MTTNVLEQSVVVFSKNYLPLSRINIKRAIALLVIGKAEPMSLEDQEGVAGWQVRSPNLIFHVPNHIRLTVASTERLWKIPAVSRREILRRDHHTCQYCGSTKRLTIDHIVPRSKGGKHTWDNVVIACERCNQHKGDRTPHEAGMTLRSKPKAPIHPTIAFAEQFWQVRKEEPPC; encoded by the coding sequence ATGACAACGAATGTTTTAGAGCAATCGGTGGTGGTGTTCTCCAAGAACTACCTCCCCCTGAGCCGCATCAACATCAAGCGGGCGATCGCCCTATTGGTAATTGGTAAAGCCGAACCGATGTCCCTAGAAGATCAAGAAGGTGTGGCAGGTTGGCAAGTTCGTTCTCCTAACTTGATCTTTCATGTGCCCAATCACATTCGCCTCACGGTTGCCAGTACAGAGCGACTCTGGAAAATCCCAGCCGTCAGTCGGCGAGAAATTCTGCGGCGTGACCATCACACCTGTCAGTACTGCGGCAGCACCAAGCGTTTGACGATTGACCACATCGTTCCCCGCTCGAAAGGCGGAAAACACACTTGGGACAACGTAGTTATTGCCTGCGAACGGTGTAATCAGCACAAAGGCGACCGCACCCCTCATGAAGCAGGCATGACCCTCCGAAGCAAACCTAAAGCGCCCATTCATCCCACCATCGCTTTCGCTGAACAGTTCTGGCAAGTTCGTAAAGAGGAACCTCCATGCTGA
- a CDS encoding GNAT family N-acetyltransferase: MDIQIRLARPEDLDRVIELQTQALEILSSTNYNAQQIQALVTGQAAWRGRDEVIFLAESAGELVGFSGLSTQRQQITAVYTHPQFARQGIGTQVLQALEAAAIEKGYRSLWVTSSLTAVDFYQARGYKLLRKTSFRAETGEWIDCFMLEKWLLSTARTEKHSTYVPLVLLMGLLAVGLILALLR; this comes from the coding sequence ATGGACATCCAGATCCGTCTAGCTCGACCAGAAGACCTCGATCGCGTGATTGAGTTACAAACCCAAGCTTTGGAAATCCTCAGTTCTACTAACTACAATGCCCAGCAAATTCAGGCATTAGTTACAGGACAAGCAGCTTGGCGGGGACGCGATGAGGTTATCTTTTTAGCAGAATCCGCAGGTGAGCTAGTCGGTTTCTCCGGTTTGTCAACGCAGAGACAGCAAATCACCGCAGTTTATACCCATCCTCAGTTTGCTCGACAAGGGATTGGGACTCAGGTTTTACAAGCACTAGAAGCAGCCGCGATCGAAAAAGGATATCGCTCTTTGTGGGTGACCTCGTCGCTCACGGCTGTTGATTTCTATCAGGCGAGAGGCTATAAGCTGCTTCGCAAAACTAGCTTTCGGGCTGAGACGGGTGAGTGGATTGATTGCTTTATGTTAGAAAAGTGGCTTCTCTCAACTGCTCGTACAGAAAAACATTCTACTTATGTGCCTTTAGTCTTGCTAATGGGACTGTTAGCCGTTGGTTTGATTTTGGCATTGCTTCGGTAG
- the gntT gene encoding guanitoxin biosynthesis MATE family efflux transporter GntT has protein sequence MSTNSPSPNFLRRFYRLAIVNILSNLMVPLAGLIDVAFLGHLSEIRHLAGVALATVLFNYLYWTFGFLRMGTTGMTAQAVGKGDRDGVLLVGLRHGLVALGIGLVILLLQVPLRAIGFTLLSATTDVKLAGQAYYNALIWGAPATLINYVLMGWFLGREQSGKVLLLSAISSLTNSFMDYFFVVRWGWESAGAGASTTLSQYLMLFTGMWLVWREIRWSQVQAIAPKIWEPVTLKAAFTLNRQILIRTFALISTFAIFTNLSSTFGTTVLATNTVLLQVVTLAAYFIDGLAFATESLAGIFRGQGTNEQLRLLLWISGGTSFVLGLGFAIAFILSPSFFFGLLTNHTDVLHGINQYVAWLLPVLSFGSIAYMLDGYFIGLTAGKILRKSVVVAAVVGFAPMAIAAWYWQNTHLLWFALTLFMTTRALMLGKQVPESLRSI, from the coding sequence ATGTCTACCAATTCACCCTCTCCTAATTTTCTGCGTCGCTTCTATCGGTTAGCGATCGTCAATATCCTTTCTAACTTGATGGTGCCGTTGGCAGGGTTGATAGATGTCGCTTTTTTGGGACACTTGTCTGAAATTCGGCACTTGGCAGGGGTGGCATTAGCGACTGTCTTGTTCAACTATCTCTATTGGACTTTTGGCTTTCTCCGCATGGGCACTACGGGGATGACTGCTCAAGCCGTAGGGAAGGGCGATCGCGATGGAGTATTGCTTGTCGGTCTGCGGCATGGGTTAGTAGCGTTAGGGATAGGCTTGGTAATTTTGTTGCTGCAAGTGCCATTGCGGGCGATCGGGTTTACCCTGCTCAGCGCCACAACGGACGTAAAGCTAGCGGGCCAAGCTTATTACAACGCCTTGATTTGGGGTGCTCCAGCCACACTGATTAACTATGTATTGATGGGTTGGTTTTTGGGGCGAGAGCAGAGCGGTAAAGTCTTGTTGCTCTCTGCCATTAGCAGCCTCACGAATTCTTTTATGGATTACTTCTTTGTGGTGCGTTGGGGTTGGGAAAGTGCAGGGGCGGGAGCTTCTACTACATTGAGCCAATATCTCATGTTATTCACTGGTATGTGGCTTGTATGGCGAGAAATTCGGTGGTCGCAGGTACAGGCGATCGCTCCTAAAATTTGGGAACCTGTCACCCTCAAAGCTGCATTCACGCTCAATCGTCAGATTCTCATCCGTACCTTTGCGCTAATTTCTACCTTTGCCATCTTTACCAACCTCAGTTCTACCTTTGGCACCACTGTCTTAGCCACCAACACGGTTTTGCTGCAAGTCGTGACGTTAGCGGCTTACTTTATTGATGGCCTCGCCTTTGCCACTGAAAGTTTGGCGGGTATCTTTCGGGGTCAAGGCACAAATGAGCAATTACGATTACTGCTGTGGATTTCGGGTGGTACCAGTTTTGTCTTGGGGTTGGGATTCGCGATCGCCTTTATCCTCAGTCCTAGCTTCTTCTTCGGACTGCTCACCAACCACACCGATGTTTTGCACGGAATCAATCAGTATGTGGCGTGGCTATTGCCTGTTCTCAGTTTTGGTTCGATCGCTTATATGCTGGATGGTTATTTTATTGGCTTAACAGCAGGAAAAATTTTGCGAAAGTCGGTGGTGGTAGCGGCTGTGGTGGGTTTCGCACCTATGGCGATCGCGGCTTGGTACTGGCAAAATACCCATCTTTTGTGGTTCGCGCTGACTCTATTTATGACCACAAGAGCTTTGATGCTGGGGAAACAAGTGCCTGAATCTTTGCGATCGATTTAG
- a CDS encoding alr0857 family protein — MLKLTYTDMGLHLERLAQSPEELVARRAILALRMNQNLHLEPSRAAFLLPADLPELPMLVATVRQEKGDAIALCPVCEDYVEVSLRGMWIAPEVDAHEGTFIAVMSDRLEFLLHKLWQVSQTQVSFLL; from the coding sequence ATGCTGAAACTTACCTACACCGACATGGGTTTGCACTTAGAGCGGTTGGCCCAATCTCCTGAGGAGCTAGTAGCCCGACGCGCCATCTTAGCGCTCCGCATGAACCAAAATCTGCATCTTGAGCCTAGCCGAGCTGCCTTCTTGCTCCCTGCCGACCTGCCAGAATTACCGATGCTGGTAGCGACAGTACGACAAGAAAAAGGAGATGCGATCGCCCTCTGCCCCGTCTGCGAGGACTACGTTGAAGTCAGCCTACGCGGTATGTGGATTGCTCCAGAAGTAGATGCTCATGAAGGCACCTTCATCGCAGTCATGAGCGATCGCTTAGAGTTTCTACTCCACAAGCTCTGGCAAGTTAGCCAAACGCAAGTTTCTTTCTTGTTATGA